Genomic DNA from Caloenas nicobarica isolate bCalNic1 chromosome 18, bCalNic1.hap1, whole genome shotgun sequence:
TGGGTCTGTCCCCACGGGGCAGCCACCCCCCTTGCTCAGCACCGCCTTGGCGTCTtagtccctgcagcaggacgAGCAGCTGAAGTGCGTCCAGGCCAGCGTGAGGCAGCTACAGAAGGACTATGAGAAGTTCAGCTCGGCCCTTGCAAACCTCCTGCACAATCGCCAGCAGGATCAGAATGACATCAAGGTGGGTGGCTGTAacccccaggcagagccccgTCTGGGGACCCCAAGGGATTTGTCCCCCTGCCACCCTGCTGGCAGCGCTGCGCAGCTTCCCGATGCCTTTCCCGGAGGTTTCTGATGGGGTGGGCAGGAGAGGTGTGCTCGGCTGGCCGGGGGCAGCTCCGACCCTGCCGTGGCATCACGGGCTGCTGTCTGCCTTGGAAGGCTCTGTTCCAGGCCctggggaggctggagaggcagaaagcagacaaggaggagctgctgctgctgggaatcGATGAGGTACGGGCTCGAGGGGCCCTGGTGCCAGCCAAGGGGTCCTGGGCAGAGTGACAAACACCCCTTGTCCCTTGGGTGCCGGCTGGCAGAACCAGCCAGGGGGAGGGAGGATTTCCAGACCGGCTGCGGGTCCCCTGCCAGGTCCCCCTGTGACCACGAGTCCCTTCGGCTGGTGGGACCAACCCCACGGGGGTGATGGGGTGAACAGGGCCACGTAGCCGCTCCTCCCTCTCCCGTTGTCCCTCCATCCCGGCCCCACCgctctcctgccttttcccgTTGCTAGAAAGCAGACAAAGCCGCCCTGGCTGACAAAGTCAGTCGCAGCCAGTTTGAGGCGAGCGTGGAGCGGCTGAAAGAGATGGTGGAGGAGGTGATGAGCCGGGTGACGGGCCAGGAGCAGGAATGGCACCTGTTCCAGCGACAGCTCCAGAGAAAGATGGACTCCAAGGTGAGGGCTCGTCCCCTCCACGCAGAACTGGCACCTTCGGGGTTGGCAGCCTAAGGCAGCATCCTTGCGAGGGTCCCCCCTCCTGGCTGTCCCCCCGGGGACCGCGATGTCCCATCCTGGGGTAGATGGCTGAGGCTGTCACCCGTCCACAGCCGGACCGccgggagctggggctgttctggcagcagctggaggagcagtggAAGAGCCTGAGGGGGCAGCTCCAGGAGAAGGCGCTGCAGCCAGAGCGTGACGATGCCGCTGGGATTAGGAAGTGAGCGCAATGGGGACAGCGGTGGCTTTGGCAGCGCTGGCCCTGTTCCTGCTGGCTGTCCCAGCTCGTGCCGGTGTGGTACCCTGGCGTGGGAGCGCTGTGGGCAGCGcccctggggatgctgagcaAGCGGCTGTGCCTTgtgctcctgccagctgcagcttgCCAGCGACAGAGGAGGCACAATGAGGGGGCACGTGTGGGAGGAGCCCTCCTGAACCTAAACTGGGGGGTGGGTGCAGAGGATTTCTGGGATGGGGGACAGCGTGtaggcagggctgtgcccccccaggagctccccagcccttttctccccactccaggcagctgctggccgGTTTCCATTGCCTGTCCTGCGACCGACCCCTCAGCATGCTGGCGCCTGGATCGTGAGTAGCTCCCCCCGCCACAGGGAGCaccccccggccccctcccTGGCATCGAGTGACACATGAGGTGCCACCTGCCAGGCGCTGAGCACCCCCGTGTCCTGTCCCACAGGGGGCGGCTGGGCGAGTGCAGATACCCCGCTGTTCCGCGGAGCTGCGGGGGCCCACACACCCTCACCCCCCCGCGCTTCCAGCCCCAACCGCCCAGCACCCCACGGCGGCTCCCACCCATCGCCCGGTGCCCCAACAAGGTAGGGATGacggagctggggagggggatgctGAGCCTGCGGGGGGatccgtgcctcagtttccccagggagagctggctgggggagggttGCTGGGGGATGCGGAATGGGGCCCCGTGTTTCGGTCACACGCTCTCCCCTTCCCGGCAGGACGCGATGCAGCTGTCGGGCCAGGACGGCGCTGATGGGAACCGGCAGGACGAGCAGCTGTCCATGATGGGGGGCTCTCAGCTGTCCTCAAGGCAAACGGGCTCCCCAGACACCACGGCCTCGAGGAGCCGGCCAAGTACGGCCCTGTCAGGGCCCCGGGGGACAGAGGACACCCTGCTGTCCGGGGGGGGCGGGTCTGTGTCCgcagctgggcagggtgggaCGGGGGTCTGGGGTCTGGGCTGGCATGTGGGGGCAGCgctggctgctggggcagccggTCCTCGTGGTGGAGCTGGAGAGAGCTGGGGGAACACGAGGGTGGTGCTGGGCAGCGTGGGACACCAGCCTGTCTGCTTCAGGGTGGGGGCAGGACCCTGGTTGTGGGTGTGTGTGGCTGACCCTGCCCCTCGCCCCCAGGCACCCCCTCCTCACTGCAGCAGCGGCTGGAGCACCGACCAGCCTCGTCTCCCGGACGCCTCACCCTGGCACCGAAGCTGCTGCCGCCCGTCCAGCCCCCCCGCAGTGAATCAACGCCCTGACAGCCGGGCCGGACGGGGG
This window encodes:
- the LOC135996179 gene encoding glutamine-rich protein 2-like, which gives rise to MASYPKWRRQSLQQDEQLKCVQASVRQLQKDYEKFSSALANLLHNRQQDQNDIKALFQALGRLERQKADKEELLLLGIDEKADKAALADKVSRSQFEASVERLKEMVEEVMSRVTGQEQEWHLFQRQLQRKMDSKPDRRELGLFWQQLEEQWKSLRGQLQEKALQPERDDAAGIRKQLLAGFHCLSCDRPLSMLAPGSGRLGECRYPAVPRSCGGPHTLTPPRFQPQPPSTPRRLPPIARCPNKDAMQLSGQDGADGNRQDEQLSMMGGSQLSSRQTGSPDTTASRSRPSTPSSLQQRLEHRPASSPGRLTLAPKLLPPVQPPRSESTP